The following proteins are co-located in the Paenibacillus sp. FSL H8-0079 genome:
- a CDS encoding aldo/keto reductase has translation MNHHIPEYTLNDGLKVPAIGFGTYSLKGEDGVKSIASAMDAGYRLIDTAYNYENEATVGKAIKQSSVAREELLISSKLPGRYHAHDKAIVAIQESLYRADLDYYDLYLIHWPNPKKDVYVEAWQALIEAKKRGYIRSIGVSNFLPEHNERLIKETGVAPSLNQIELHPFFDQADQREQDKKHGIVNESWSPIGRGNDAVQDIVKDEKILRIAEAHGKTPTQIILRWHIQLGSIPIPKASSLQHQQENIDIFDFELNAQEMEVFSSFSRPDGRLWDQDPSEYEEF, from the coding sequence ATGAATCATCACATTCCGGAATATACATTGAACGATGGCTTGAAAGTACCCGCAATTGGATTCGGTACTTATAGTTTAAAAGGTGAAGATGGCGTTAAATCGATAGCATCCGCGATGGATGCGGGCTATCGGTTAATTGATACGGCATACAACTATGAGAATGAGGCAACAGTCGGTAAAGCAATCAAGCAGAGCTCTGTCGCCAGAGAAGAACTACTGATTTCCTCGAAGCTACCAGGGCGCTATCACGCTCATGATAAAGCAATCGTGGCAATCCAGGAATCCCTGTATAGAGCCGACCTGGATTATTATGACCTCTACCTGATCCACTGGCCCAATCCCAAAAAGGATGTGTATGTGGAAGCATGGCAGGCTCTAATTGAAGCGAAAAAACGCGGATATATCCGTTCCATCGGAGTGAGCAATTTCCTGCCCGAGCACAATGAACGCCTGATTAAGGAGACGGGGGTAGCACCGAGTCTGAATCAGATTGAGCTGCATCCGTTCTTTGACCAAGCCGATCAGCGCGAACAGGATAAGAAACATGGCATTGTGAACGAGTCCTGGAGTCCAATCGGACGTGGCAATGATGCCGTGCAGGATATCGTCAAAGACGAAAAAATTCTCCGCATCGCGGAAGCTCATGGCAAAACGCCTACCCAAATTATCTTGCGCTGGCATATCCAGCTAGGCTCTATTCCGATTCCGAAAGCCAGCTCGCTTCAGCATCAGCAAGAAAATATCGATATTTTCGACTTTGAGCTGAATGCGCAGGAGATGGAGGTTTTCTCTTCATTCAGCCGTCCAGATGGACGATTGTGGGATCAGGACCCGAGTGAGTACGAAGAATTTTAA